A window from Kovacikia minuta CCNUW1 encodes these proteins:
- a CDS encoding fatty acid desaturase family protein: MIQKQDCQVFPNHRDPRSVESNKKLKFNRDNAFQVELRRRVDEFFQSTGRQQRDCPQMYLKTAILSLSFVILYGLLVFFAQTWWQALPLSILLGLVAAGVGFNIQHDGGHQAYSHTPWVNKLAGMTLDLIGGSSYNWRWKHGLFHHTYVNVTGHDTDLDIGIFGRLTPHQQWFPFHRWQHYYLWLLYGLIALRWQLYDDFHDVLTGKIGERSYPRPQGWDLVIFLAGKIIFLILAFGIPLLIHPLWVVLLFYGTTAIVLGLVLSVVFQLAHAVEEADFPLPVEGTERIDNAWAIHQTETTVNFARRNPVISWFLGGLNFQVEHHLFPRICHVNYPVLSKLVEETCQEFGVKYIEHASVWAGIVSHYRWLRQMGMPDGDKM, from the coding sequence GTGATCCAGAAGCAAGATTGTCAAGTATTTCCTAATCACCGTGACCCGCGATCGGTAGAATCTAACAAAAAGCTAAAGTTTAATCGAGATAATGCTTTTCAAGTTGAGCTTCGGCGTCGTGTTGATGAGTTTTTTCAAAGTACAGGACGGCAACAACGGGACTGTCCCCAGATGTACTTAAAGACCGCTATTCTTTCGCTGAGTTTCGTCATCTTGTATGGGCTGCTTGTTTTCTTTGCCCAAACCTGGTGGCAGGCTTTGCCGCTGTCTATTTTGCTGGGTCTGGTAGCAGCAGGAGTCGGTTTTAACATTCAGCACGATGGGGGGCATCAGGCCTATTCCCATACTCCCTGGGTAAATAAACTGGCAGGAATGACCCTCGACCTGATTGGGGGAAGTTCCTACAACTGGCGCTGGAAACATGGCCTGTTTCATCACACCTACGTCAACGTTACAGGACATGATACCGATCTGGATATTGGCATTTTCGGTCGGTTAACGCCTCACCAGCAATGGTTTCCGTTTCACCGCTGGCAACATTACTATCTCTGGCTGTTGTATGGACTCATCGCCCTTCGCTGGCAGCTTTATGATGACTTTCATGATGTTTTGACGGGAAAAATTGGTGAGCGTTCCTATCCCCGTCCTCAAGGATGGGATCTGGTTATTTTTCTAGCTGGTAAAATAATCTTTCTGATCCTGGCGTTTGGGATTCCCTTGCTGATTCACCCCCTCTGGGTCGTGTTGCTGTTCTATGGAACCACTGCGATCGTCCTGGGTCTGGTTTTGAGTGTGGTCTTCCAACTCGCCCATGCGGTGGAAGAAGCAGACTTTCCCCTCCCTGTAGAGGGCACTGAACGGATTGATAACGCCTGGGCAATCCACCAAACTGAAACCACAGTTAATTTTGCTCGCCGGAATCCAGTCATTTCCTGGTTTCTGGGGGGACTCAACTTTCAGGTTGAGCACCATCTTTTCCCCCGGATTTGCCACGTTAATTACCCAGTTCTCTCCAAGCTGGTTGAGGAAACCTGCCAGGAATTTGGGGTGAAATACATCG
- the rbsK gene encoding ribokinase — translation MIQPYVVVFGSINMDLVAKTPRLPTPGETLLGSRFSTVPGGKGANQAVAVARLGIPTRMVGRVGGDSFGQALLTSLQAAGVNTDGVLLDASNHSGVAMIAVDDRSENHIIVIPGANGQVNEADVERLADRLPGAIALLLQLEVPLATVYSAAQAAHRAGVRVILDPAPASSELPPELYSLVDIITPNAVEVEQLVGFPVTDTATAAEAANILHQRGVNIAVIKLGAQGVFCSTQEDSFFVPAFQVQAVDTVAAGDSFNGGLAAALAEGHAIRQAITWGAAAGALSVTKSGAQSSLPDRASFDAFLKANSDRPA, via the coding sequence ATGATTCAACCCTATGTCGTTGTTTTTGGCAGCATCAACATGGATTTAGTTGCCAAAACCCCTCGTTTGCCTACCCCAGGGGAAACTTTGCTGGGTTCCCGTTTCTCTACGGTTCCTGGTGGGAAAGGAGCGAATCAGGCAGTTGCAGTTGCCCGTTTGGGTATACCAACCCGGATGGTAGGACGGGTGGGCGGAGATAGTTTTGGACAGGCGCTTTTGACCAGTCTCCAGGCGGCAGGAGTTAATACGGATGGGGTGCTGCTAGACGCATCTAACCATTCGGGTGTGGCGATGATTGCAGTTGATGACAGGAGTGAGAATCACATTATTGTGATTCCTGGAGCCAATGGGCAGGTCAATGAAGCAGACGTGGAACGGCTAGCCGATCGCCTCCCTGGTGCGATCGCCCTCCTGTTGCAGTTGGAAGTTCCCCTTGCCACCGTTTATTCAGCAGCTCAAGCTGCACACCGGGCAGGAGTGCGGGTGATCCTGGACCCAGCTCCCGCCAGTTCAGAACTCCCCCCTGAGCTTTATTCCCTGGTGGATATCATCACGCCCAATGCGGTTGAAGTTGAACAACTGGTTGGCTTTCCCGTCACCGATACGGCCACTGCCGCCGAGGCAGCCAACATTTTGCATCAGCGGGGAGTAAACATTGCCGTGATCAAGCTGGGGGCACAGGGAGTTTTCTGCTCCACCCAGGAAGATTCTTTCTTTGTTCCCGCCTTCCAGGTGCAAGCCGTGGATACGGTTGCTGCCGGAGATTCCTTTAACGGGGGACTGGCAGCCGCCCTGGCAGAAGGACATGCCATCCGGCAAGCAATCACCTGGGGAGCCGCTGCCGGGGCATTGTCGGTGACAAAATCAGGGGCACAATCCTCACTCCCCGATCGCGCCAGTTTCGATGCTTTCTTAAAGGCAAATAGCGATCGTCCAGCGTAA
- a CDS encoding MBOAT family O-acyltransferase: MTFISLTYALFLLSVLGIYWSVQQPWLRMWALLAASIVFYASLQVQYIPLLLAATWITFRLGQVMGSPPDWRIEDWQFAQQDWNRQRLRLLWFGIVLNVLLLLGFKYIPFLMSSVGALLGMPAMQENAEWTHAHLIAPLGLSFFCFECIAYLIDVYRGGPAAQRFLNFSAYKLFFPKLISGPITRYHPFATQVQTQGFPTVDRLTEGLWLIACGAVKKGLLADNLGVLVDLSFQNLQRAGSADLWLAAIAYGFQLYLDFSGYVDMARGSAILLGFNLPQNFDFPYFSTSIADFWRRWHMTLGDWLRNYLYSPLGGSRQGLLRTCLNLMIIMLIAGIWHGAAWGFVVWGILHGLALVIHRLVDAISSRNEGLKRFWQNPPGIVTGWLLTQLMVFFAWIFFRLPDLKDSWLVVQRLWGHAADAQFAQKVYAETFGLESVQIALLLAILATLMGIAYTCDRLLKLQLNWPVKLLLVPACLFAVWLLAPAGSLPYIYFDF, from the coding sequence ATGACTTTTATTTCGCTCACCTACGCCCTATTTCTCCTCAGTGTCTTGGGGATTTACTGGTCCGTTCAACAACCGTGGCTCCGGATGTGGGCACTGTTGGCAGCCAGTATTGTGTTCTACGCCTCCCTTCAGGTTCAATATATCCCGTTGCTGCTTGCTGCCACCTGGATTACGTTTCGGTTGGGGCAGGTGATGGGGTCTCCCCCAGACTGGCGGATTGAGGACTGGCAGTTTGCCCAGCAGGATTGGAACCGTCAACGGCTGAGGCTCCTGTGGTTTGGCATTGTCTTGAATGTTCTGCTACTTCTGGGGTTCAAATACATTCCCTTCCTGATGTCTTCCGTTGGCGCACTGTTGGGGATGCCTGCGATGCAGGAAAATGCTGAATGGACCCATGCCCATCTGATTGCGCCTTTGGGTCTAAGTTTCTTCTGTTTTGAGTGCATCGCTTATCTGATAGATGTTTACCGGGGTGGACCCGCAGCCCAGCGGTTTCTTAACTTTTCTGCCTATAAGTTATTTTTCCCAAAGCTAATCAGTGGTCCGATTACCCGCTATCACCCGTTTGCGACCCAGGTGCAGACCCAGGGTTTTCCCACGGTAGATCGGCTCACTGAGGGCTTATGGCTGATTGCCTGTGGTGCGGTGAAAAAGGGGTTATTGGCAGATAATTTGGGGGTGCTGGTCGATCTCAGTTTTCAAAATCTTCAGCGGGCAGGCAGTGCCGATCTGTGGTTGGCAGCGATCGCCTATGGGTTTCAGCTCTATTTAGACTTCAGCGGCTATGTTGATATGGCACGGGGAAGCGCCATCCTGTTAGGGTTCAACCTGCCGCAAAACTTTGACTTTCCCTATTTTTCCACCAGCATTGCAGACTTCTGGCGGCGCTGGCATATGACCCTGGGAGACTGGTTGCGAAATTACCTCTATTCCCCCCTGGGTGGCTCCCGTCAGGGCTTACTGCGAACCTGCCTGAATTTGATGATTATTATGCTGATTGCGGGCATCTGGCATGGTGCCGCATGGGGGTTTGTTGTTTGGGGAATTTTGCATGGACTGGCACTGGTGATTCATCGCCTGGTGGATGCCATTTCAAGCCGAAATGAAGGGCTAAAACGGTTCTGGCAAAATCCTCCTGGAATTGTCACAGGCTGGTTGCTGACCCAACTGATGGTGTTTTTTGCCTGGATTTTCTTCCGCTTGCCCGACTTAAAGGATTCCTGGTTGGTCGTACAACGCCTGTGGGGACATGCGGCAGATGCCCAGTTTGCCCAGAAAGTTTACGCTGAAACGTTTGGTTTAGAGTCGGTTCAGATTGCGCTCCTGCTGGCTATTCTGGCGACTTTAATGGGAATTGCCTATACCTGCGATCGCCTGCTCAAACTCCAACTCAACTGGCCCGTCAAACTGCTGCTGGTTCCCGCCTGCCTCTTTGCTGTTTGGCTACTCGCCCCGGCGGGTTCTTTGCCCTATATCTATTTTGATTTTTAA